The genomic DNA ACTCGTCCCTCGATCGCCCACTACACTGCCGAGCGAGGCGAGTACGAAGCGGCGGCGCGAGAGTTGTTCGGCGCCATGCAGGCAGGTGTCGTTCGTGCCCCAGCCATCACCACCTATCCGCTTCACGACGCCCGCAGGGCTCACGAAGACCTGGAGGCCCGGCGGACGACCGGATCCGTGGTCCTGCTGCCCTGAACGGCTGTCGCCTCCAACTGGTCAGCGCCCTATTCCCCCTCTCGTCGGCCGCGCGATGAACGTCGCGTGGCCGGATGCGTCCTGTGGCCGACCTGCAAGAACCGAACCGAAACTTCCGCCAGTTCTCCGGGAATAAACCCTGTGCTTGCCGTGTCTTACGGTTGGATCTGCACCATGCGGCTCCCGCGGAAACGGGACGAGGAGGCTTTTCGCCCGTTTCCGGACAGGAAAACCATCTTGAGGAAGGACAACTGCCATGAGAACGTTTCCACTGACGATCGCCATGCTGCTTGCGGCCAGCGTTACGGCTTTCGCCGCGCCGCCGGTCAAGGAAGTCGAGACCGCCAAGGGCAAGGTGCTGGCCGGAGAAAACGGCATGACGCTCTACACCTACAAGGACGATCATGGCGGCGTGTCCATGTGCTACGATGATTGCGCCAAGAACTGGCCGCCCTTCTTCGCGGAAGCCAGCGCCAAGGCAGATGGTGCTTATACGGTCGTCGAGCGCAAGGACGGCAAGAAGCAATGGGCCAAGGACGGTATGCCGCTCTACTTCTTCATCAAGGACAAGAAGATGGGTGACATGACCGGCGACGGCATGAAGAAGGGCGAATGGAATGTCGCCAAGCCGTAACGGCGGCAACGAGGATGCGGGGGCACCCCCCGCCTCCGACCGGTTCGAAGAGGATGTGCTGGCCCTGGTGCCGGCACTGCGGCGCTATGCCCGCAGCCTGGTGCGCTCGGACCCGGATGGCGAGGACCTGTTGCAGGATTGCGTGGAGAAGGTGCTTTCGCGCCGCGCGCAGTGGCGCGGCGTGAACCTGCGCGCCTGGGCCTTCACCATCATGACCAATCTCGGCCGCAACCGGCACCGCTATGTGGCGATGCACCCGCAGGTGGCGCTGGACGAGGACTTGGGCCTTGAGGCCGAGACCCACGAGAGCGACCCGCTGGAGCGCTCGCGGCTCGAACGGGCGCTGAACGGGCTCTCCACGGAGAACCGCTCGGTGCTGATGCTCGTGGTGATCGAAGGATACCGCTACCAGGACGTGGCCGAGATGATGGCCATACCGATCGGCACCGTGATGTCGCGCCTGTCGCGCGCGCGGCGCCAGCTTGCAGAAGCCATGAAGGACGACAATGTGATCAGCATGCGGAGACCGAAATGACGGAAGGCCACAACACCGTCTCCG from Ensifer adhaerens includes the following:
- a CDS encoding lipoprotein; the encoded protein is MRTFPLTIAMLLAASVTAFAAPPVKEVETAKGKVLAGENGMTLYTYKDDHGGVSMCYDDCAKNWPPFFAEASAKADGAYTVVERKDGKKQWAKDGMPLYFFIKDKKMGDMTGDGMKKGEWNVAKP
- a CDS encoding RNA polymerase sigma factor; amino-acid sequence: MSPSRNGGNEDAGAPPASDRFEEDVLALVPALRRYARSLVRSDPDGEDLLQDCVEKVLSRRAQWRGVNLRAWAFTIMTNLGRNRHRYVAMHPQVALDEDLGLEAETHESDPLERSRLERALNGLSTENRSVLMLVVIEGYRYQDVAEMMAIPIGTVMSRLSRARRQLAEAMKDDNVISMRRPK